From one Streptomyces spiramyceticus genomic stretch:
- a CDS encoding helix-turn-helix transcriptional regulator: MKYVGEVPQEELATGERSTRNRIARSVLDHGPSTAADLAKRLGLTQAAVRRHLDSLVAENVVEPREQRIYGQRTRGRPAKVFALTDCGRDAFDQSYDKLAVDALHWISQAAGGGEKGEAAVAAFARARMNAQAEAYRKAVEAVGPEERTEALAKALSVDGYAATARNAPVGEQLCQHHCPVAHAAEQFPQLCEAETEVFSSLLGTHVQRLATIAHGDGVCTTFIPRSTAQTTPSASASTPGRNPA, encoded by the coding sequence GTGAAATACGTCGGCGAGGTCCCGCAGGAGGAACTCGCGACCGGTGAGCGCTCCACGCGCAACCGGATCGCGCGCTCCGTCCTGGACCACGGCCCGTCCACCGCCGCCGATCTCGCGAAGCGCCTCGGCCTCACCCAGGCCGCGGTCCGCCGCCACCTCGACTCACTGGTCGCGGAGAACGTCGTGGAGCCCCGTGAACAGCGGATCTACGGCCAGCGCACGCGCGGCAGGCCCGCCAAGGTGTTCGCACTCACCGACTGCGGCCGGGACGCCTTCGACCAGTCCTACGACAAGCTCGCGGTCGACGCGCTGCACTGGATCTCCCAGGCGGCCGGCGGCGGCGAGAAGGGTGAAGCGGCAGTCGCCGCCTTCGCCCGGGCGCGGATGAACGCCCAGGCAGAGGCATACCGCAAGGCCGTCGAGGCCGTCGGCCCCGAAGAGCGCACCGAGGCTCTTGCCAAGGCCTTGTCGGTCGACGGGTACGCTGCTACGGCGCGAAACGCACCGGTCGGCGAGCAGCTCTGCCAGCACCACTGCCCGGTCGCCCACGCGGCCGAGCAATTCCCGCAACTGTGCGAGGCGGAGACCGAGGTCTTCTCCAGCCTGCTCGGAACGCATGTGCAACGTCTGGCCACCATCGCCCACGGCGACGGTGTGTGTACGACGTTCATTCCGCGCAGCACCGCACAGACCACCCCATCAGCATCTGCAAGCACGCCCGGGAGGAACCCCGCATGA
- the sufC gene encoding Fe-S cluster assembly ATPase SufC, whose translation MATLEIRDLHVSVEADNATKEILKGVDLTVKQGETHAIMGPNGSGKSTLAYSIAGHPKYTITSGTVTLDGEDVLEMTVDERARAGMFLAMQYPVEVPGVSVSNFLRTSATAMRGEAPKLRTWVKEVKSAMETLQMDPAFAERNVNEGFSGGEKKRHEILQLELLKPKIAILDETDSGLDVDALRQVSEGVNRVHSTGEVGTLLITHYTRILRYIKPDFVHVFANGRIVASGGPELADELEAEGYEKYTKGGPVSGANSEEDVA comes from the coding sequence ATGGCAACGCTTGAAATCCGCGACCTGCACGTTTCCGTCGAGGCCGACAACGCCACGAAGGAGATCCTCAAGGGCGTCGACCTGACCGTGAAGCAGGGCGAGACCCACGCCATCATGGGCCCCAACGGCTCCGGCAAGTCCACCCTCGCGTACTCGATCGCGGGTCACCCCAAGTACACGATCACCAGCGGCACCGTCACCCTCGATGGTGAGGACGTCCTGGAGATGACCGTCGACGAGCGCGCCCGCGCCGGCATGTTCCTGGCCATGCAGTACCCGGTCGAGGTCCCCGGCGTCTCGGTCTCCAACTTCCTGCGTACGTCGGCGACGGCGATGCGCGGCGAGGCCCCCAAGCTGCGTACCTGGGTGAAGGAGGTCAAGTCCGCGATGGAGACGCTCCAGATGGACCCGGCCTTCGCCGAGCGCAACGTCAACGAGGGCTTCTCCGGCGGTGAGAAGAAGCGCCACGAGATCCTCCAGCTGGAGCTCCTCAAGCCGAAGATCGCGATCCTCGACGAGACCGACTCCGGCCTCGACGTCGACGCGCTGCGCCAGGTCTCCGAGGGCGTCAACCGCGTCCACTCGACCGGTGAGGTCGGCACCCTGCTGATCACGCACTACACGCGCATCCTGCGCTACATCAAGCCGGACTTCGTCCACGTCTTCGCCAACGGCAGGATCGTCGCGTCCGGCGGTCCGGAGCTCGCCGACGAGCTTGAGGCCGAGGGCTACGAGAAGTACACGAAGGGTGGCCCCGTGAGCGGAGCGAACTCAGAGGAGGACGTCGCGTGA
- a CDS encoding cysteine desulfurase, producing the protein MTQLPGLLDTEAIRKDFPILDRTIHDGKKIVYLDNAATSQKPRQVLDALNAYYEQSNANVHRGVHVLAEEATALYEGARDKVAAFINAPSRDEVIFTKNASESLNLVANMLGWADEPYRVDSDTEIVITEMEHHSNIVPWQLLSQRTGAKLKWFGITDDGRLDLSNIDEIITEKTKIVSFTLVSNIMGTINPVETIIRRAQEVGALVCIDASQAAPHMPLDVQALQADFVAFTGHKMVGPTGIGVLWGRQELLEDLPPFLGGGEMIETVSMSSSTYAPAPHKFEAGTPPIAQAVGLGAAVDYLTSIGMENIAAHEHAITEYAVKRLLEVPGLRIIGPTTAEERGATISFTLGDIHPHDVGQVLDELGIAVRVGHHCARPVCLRYGIPATTRASFYLYSTPAEVDALVDGLEHVRNFFG; encoded by the coding sequence GTGACACAGCTGCCGGGCCTTCTCGACACCGAGGCGATCCGTAAGGACTTCCCGATCCTGGATCGCACGATCCACGACGGCAAGAAGATCGTTTACCTGGACAACGCGGCGACTTCGCAGAAGCCGCGCCAGGTCCTCGACGCGCTGAACGCGTACTACGAGCAGAGCAACGCCAACGTCCACCGTGGCGTGCACGTGCTCGCCGAGGAGGCCACGGCGCTGTACGAGGGCGCCCGCGACAAGGTCGCCGCCTTCATCAACGCGCCGAGCCGCGACGAGGTCATCTTCACGAAGAACGCCTCCGAGTCGCTCAACCTCGTCGCCAACATGCTGGGCTGGGCCGACGAGCCCTACCGCGTGGACAGCGACACCGAGATCGTCATCACGGAGATGGAGCACCACTCCAACATCGTGCCGTGGCAGCTGCTCTCGCAGCGCACGGGCGCGAAGCTGAAGTGGTTCGGCATCACCGACGACGGCCGGCTCGACCTGTCCAACATTGACGAGATCATCACCGAGAAGACGAAGATCGTCTCCTTCACGCTGGTCTCCAACATCATGGGCACGATCAACCCGGTCGAGACGATCATCCGCCGTGCGCAGGAGGTCGGCGCGCTGGTCTGCATCGACGCCTCGCAGGCCGCGCCGCACATGCCCCTCGACGTACAGGCGCTGCAGGCCGACTTCGTGGCCTTCACCGGCCACAAGATGGTCGGCCCGACCGGCATCGGGGTGCTGTGGGGACGCCAGGAGCTCCTTGAGGACCTCCCGCCGTTCCTCGGCGGCGGCGAGATGATCGAGACTGTTTCGATGAGCTCGTCGACGTACGCGCCCGCTCCGCACAAGTTCGAGGCCGGTACGCCCCCGATCGCGCAGGCCGTCGGCCTCGGCGCGGCCGTGGACTACCTCACGTCGATCGGCATGGAGAACATCGCCGCGCACGAGCACGCGATCACCGAGTACGCGGTGAAGCGCCTGCTGGAGGTACCCGGTCTGCGGATCATCGGCCCGACGACGGCCGAGGAGCGCGGGGCGACGATCTCGTTCACACTGGGTGACATCCACCCCCACGACGTGGGCCAGGTCCTCGACGAGCTGGGCATCGCGGTCCGCGTCGGACACCACTGCGCGCGGCCCGTCTGCCTGCGGTACGGAATTCCTGCGACCACGCGAGCGTCGTTCTATCTGTACTCCACGCCGGCCGAGGTCGATGCCCTGGTCGACGGCCTGGAGCACGTCCGGAACTTCTTCGGCTGA
- the sufD gene encoding Fe-S cluster assembly protein SufD produces MAEAQNIPVGSTTSGSIAVAAESTVATRMSAPPSFDVADFPVPHGREEEWRFTPLDRLRGLHDGTAEAGGVLTVEVSAPDGVTVETVGRGDARLGRAGTPVDRVAAQAYSSFEKASVVSVPKEMVLTEPIRIGVHGSGGTAYGHQVVELGAFAEAVVVIDHTGDAVLAANVDFVVGDGAKLTVVSVQDWDDTAVHIAQHNALIGRDGSFKSVVVTFGGDVVRLHPRVQYAGTGGEAELFGLYFTDAGQHQEHRLMVDHNTPHCKSDVAYKGALQGQDAHAVWIGDVLIEAAAEGTDTYEMNRNLVLTDGARVDSVPNLEIETGEIVGAGHASATGRFDDEQLFYLMARGIPAGEARRLVVRGFFAELVQKIGLPDVEERLLDKIDTELEASV; encoded by the coding sequence ATGGCTGAGGCTCAGAACATTCCGGTGGGCTCCACGACCTCCGGTTCCATCGCGGTGGCCGCCGAGTCCACCGTCGCCACGCGCATGAGCGCCCCGCCGTCCTTCGACGTGGCGGACTTCCCGGTGCCGCACGGCCGCGAGGAGGAGTGGCGCTTCACGCCGCTCGATCGCCTGCGCGGTCTGCACGACGGCACCGCCGAAGCCGGCGGTGTCCTCACCGTCGAGGTGAGCGCCCCCGACGGCGTCACCGTCGAGACGGTGGGCCGCGGCGACGCGCGGCTCGGCAGGGCCGGCACCCCGGTGGACCGGGTCGCCGCTCAGGCGTACAGCTCCTTCGAGAAGGCCTCGGTCGTCTCGGTGCCCAAGGAGATGGTGCTGACCGAGCCGATCCGGATCGGCGTGCACGGCAGTGGCGGTACGGCGTACGGCCACCAGGTCGTCGAGCTCGGCGCCTTCGCCGAGGCTGTCGTCGTCATCGACCACACCGGTGACGCGGTGCTCGCCGCCAACGTCGACTTCGTCGTCGGCGACGGCGCGAAGCTGACCGTCGTGTCCGTCCAGGACTGGGACGACACGGCCGTGCACATCGCCCAGCACAACGCGCTGATCGGCCGCGACGGCTCGTTCAAGTCGGTCGTGGTGACCTTCGGCGGCGATGTCGTACGTCTCCACCCGCGCGTGCAGTACGCGGGCACCGGCGGTGAGGCCGAGCTCTTCGGCCTGTACTTCACCGACGCCGGCCAGCACCAGGAACACCGGCTGATGGTCGATCACAACACCCCGCACTGCAAGTCCGACGTCGCCTACAAGGGCGCACTCCAGGGCCAGGACGCGCACGCCGTGTGGATCGGGGACGTCCTCATCGAGGCCGCCGCCGAGGGTACGGACACGTACGAGATGAACCGCAACCTCGTCCTCACGGACGGCGCCCGCGTCGACTCCGTACCGAACCTGGAGATCGAGACCGGCGAGATCGTCGGCGCCGGACACGCCTCGGCGACCGGCCGCTTCGACGACGAGCAGCTCTTCTACCTCATGGCCCGCGGCATCCCGGCCGGAGAGGCCCGCCGCCTCGTCGTCCGCGGCTTCTTCGCCGAGCTGGTGCAGAAGATCGGTCTGCCGGACGTGGAGGAGCGCCTCCTCGACAAGATCGACACGGAGCTGGAGGCATCCGTCTGA
- a CDS encoding ABC transporter permease has translation MSVGTYTPRPGAAPLPRMIAAQTAFETKMLLRNGEQLLLTVIIPALLLVLFSAVDIVTVPVSPNGAGKSVDFLAPGILALAVMSTAFTGQAIATGFERRYGVLKLLGSSPLPRWALMTAKTLSVLVTEVLQVALLTAIAFGLGWSPHGSPFSVLLLLFLGTAAFSGLGLLMAGTLKAEATLAAANLVFLLLLVGGGVVVPLDKFPDAAQSVLGLLPISALSDGLRDVLQYGAGIPWGNLGILAAWAVLGLGAAARFFRWE, from the coding sequence ATGAGCGTCGGTACTTACACCCCTCGGCCCGGCGCGGCGCCGCTGCCGCGGATGATCGCGGCGCAGACGGCCTTCGAAACGAAGATGCTGCTGCGCAACGGCGAGCAGCTGCTCCTGACAGTGATCATTCCGGCGCTGCTGCTGGTGCTGTTCTCGGCCGTCGACATCGTCACTGTGCCTGTTTCACCGAATGGCGCGGGCAAGTCCGTCGACTTCCTGGCCCCCGGCATCCTCGCCCTGGCCGTCATGTCCACCGCCTTCACGGGGCAGGCCATCGCGACCGGCTTCGAGCGCCGCTACGGCGTGCTCAAACTGCTCGGCTCGTCTCCGCTGCCCCGCTGGGCATTGATGACCGCGAAGACCCTCTCGGTGCTGGTCACCGAGGTCCTCCAGGTCGCGCTGCTGACAGCGATCGCCTTCGGTCTCGGCTGGTCCCCGCACGGCAGCCCGTTCTCCGTACTCCTTCTGCTCTTCCTCGGTACGGCCGCCTTCTCCGGCCTCGGCCTGCTGATGGCCGGCACGCTCAAGGCAGAGGCCACTCTGGCCGCCGCCAATCTCGTCTTCCTCCTGCTGCTGGTGGGCGGCGGCGTGGTCGTGCCGCTCGACAAATTCCCGGACGCGGCTCAGTCGGTGCTCGGGCTGCTGCCGATCTCGGCCCTGTCGGACGGTCTGCGCGACGTACTCCAGTACGGCGCGGGAATCCCGTGGGGCAACCTCGGGATCCTTGCGGCGTGGGCGGTACTGGGCCTGGGCGCGGCCGCCCGTTTCTTCCGCTGGGAATAG
- the sufB gene encoding Fe-S cluster assembly protein SufB, with the protein MTLPTETAHPELEGLGTYEFGWADSDVAGAAAKRGLSEAVVRDISAKKSEPEWMLKLRLKGLKLFGKKPMPNWGADLSGIDFDNIKYFVRSTEKQAESWEDLPEDIKNTYDKLGIPEAEKQRLVAGVAAQYESEVVYHQIREDLEEQGVIFLDTDTALKQHPELFQEYFGTVIPVGDNKFASLNSAVWSGGSFIYVPKGVHVDIPLQAYFRINTENMGQFERTLIIVDEDAYVHYVEGCTAPIYSSDSLHSAVVEIIVKKGGRCRYTTIQNWSNNVYNLVTKRAVAYEGATMEWVDGNIGSKVTMKYPAVYLMGEHAKGETLSIAFAGEGQHQDAGSKMVHMAPNTSSNIVSKSVARGGGRTSYRGLVEIGEGAPGSKSNVLCDALLVDTISRSDTYPYVDVREDDVSMGHEATVSKVSEDQLFYLMSRGMTEFEAMAMIVRGFVEPIAKELPMEYALELNRLIELQMEGSVG; encoded by the coding sequence ATGACTCTCCCCACGGAGACTGCCCACCCCGAACTCGAGGGTCTGGGTACGTACGAATTCGGCTGGGCCGACTCCGACGTGGCCGGCGCTGCGGCAAAGCGCGGTCTCTCCGAGGCTGTCGTCCGCGACATCTCGGCGAAGAAGAGCGAGCCGGAGTGGATGCTGAAGCTGCGGCTCAAGGGCCTCAAGCTGTTCGGCAAGAAGCCCATGCCGAACTGGGGCGCGGACCTGTCGGGCATCGACTTCGACAACATCAAGTACTTCGTGCGCTCCACGGAGAAGCAGGCGGAGTCCTGGGAGGACCTGCCCGAGGACATCAAGAACACGTACGACAAGCTCGGCATCCCCGAGGCGGAGAAGCAGCGCCTCGTCGCCGGTGTCGCGGCCCAGTACGAGTCCGAGGTCGTCTACCACCAGATCCGTGAGGACCTGGAGGAGCAGGGCGTCATCTTCCTCGACACCGACACCGCGCTGAAGCAGCACCCGGAGCTCTTCCAGGAGTACTTCGGCACGGTCATCCCGGTCGGTGACAACAAGTTCGCCTCGCTGAACTCGGCCGTGTGGTCCGGTGGCTCGTTCATCTACGTGCCCAAGGGCGTCCACGTCGACATCCCGCTCCAGGCCTACTTCCGTATCAACACGGAGAACATGGGCCAGTTCGAGCGGACGCTGATCATCGTCGACGAGGACGCGTACGTCCACTACGTCGAGGGCTGCACCGCCCCGATCTACTCCTCGGACTCGCTGCACAGCGCCGTGGTCGAGATCATCGTGAAGAAGGGCGGCCGCTGCCGCTACACGACCATCCAGAACTGGTCGAACAACGTCTACAACCTGGTCACCAAGCGCGCCGTGGCGTACGAGGGCGCGACCATGGAGTGGGTCGACGGCAACATCGGCTCCAAGGTCACGATGAAGTACCCGGCCGTCTACCTGATGGGCGAGCACGCCAAGGGCGAGACCCTGTCGATCGCCTTCGCGGGCGAGGGGCAGCACCAGGACGCCGGCTCCAAGATGGTGCACATGGCGCCGAACACCTCCTCCAACATCGTCTCCAAGTCGGTGGCGCGAGGTGGCGGCCGTACGTCCTACCGCGGTCTCGTCGAGATCGGCGAGGGCGCCCCGGGTTCCAAGTCGAACGTGCTCTGTGACGCGCTGCTGGTCGACACGATCTCGCGCTCCGACACGTACCCGTACGTCGACGTCCGCGAGGACGACGTGTCCATGGGCCACGAGGCGACGGTCTCCAAGGTTTCCGAGGACCAGCTCTTCTACCTGATGAGCCGGGGCATGACGGAGTTCGAGGCGATGGCGATGATCGTCCGCGGCTTCGTCGAGCCGATCGCCAAGGAGCTGCCCATGGAGTACGCGCTTGAGCTCAACCGGCTGATCGAGCTGCAGATGGAGGGCTCGGTCGGCTGA
- a CDS encoding non-heme iron oxygenase ferredoxin subunit gives MAFARACALSELEEDTPKRVELDGTPVSVVLTEGEVFAINDICSHANVSLSEGEVEDCMIECWLHGSSFDLRTGKPSGLPATRPVPVYPVKIEGDDVLVSVTQES, from the coding sequence ATGGCCTTCGCCCGAGCCTGTGCGCTGAGCGAGCTGGAGGAGGACACCCCGAAGAGGGTGGAACTCGACGGCACGCCGGTATCCGTCGTCCTCACCGAGGGCGAGGTGTTCGCGATCAACGACATCTGCTCGCACGCGAACGTCTCCCTCTCGGAGGGCGAAGTCGAGGACTGCATGATCGAGTGCTGGCTGCACGGTTCGAGCTTCGACCTCCGCACCGGCAAGCCGTCCGGCCTTCCCGCGACGCGCCCCGTCCCCGTATACCCCGTCAAGATCGAAGGGGACGATGTGCTCGTCTCCGTCACACAGGAGTCCTGA
- a CDS encoding ABC transporter ATP-binding protein, whose translation MRSAFQGDTPRTSRDPVVQVVGLVKRYGTKTAVDGLDLEVRAGTVTAVLGPNGAGKTTTIETCEGYRKPDAGTARVLGLDPVADAAELRPRIGVMLQSGGVYSGARADEMLRHKAKLHADPLDVDGLIERLGLGSCGRTTYRRLSGGQQQRLALAMAVVGRPELVFLDEPTAGLDPQARRSTWDLVRELRTDGVTVVLTTHFMDEAEQLADDVAIIDAGRVIAQGSPAELCRGGAENTLRFTGRPGLDVASLLKALPADSLAAELTPGTYRITGKVDPQLLATVTSWCAQHGVMPDGIAVERHTLEDVFLEMTGKDLRS comes from the coding sequence ATGCGCAGTGCCTTCCAGGGGGACACCCCCCGGACCTCCCGTGACCCCGTCGTCCAGGTCGTAGGACTGGTCAAGCGGTACGGAACAAAGACCGCGGTCGACGGCCTCGACCTGGAGGTCCGTGCGGGCACTGTCACCGCCGTCCTCGGTCCCAACGGAGCCGGCAAGACCACCACGATCGAGACCTGCGAGGGCTACCGCAAACCGGACGCCGGCACCGCGCGTGTCCTGGGCCTCGACCCGGTCGCCGACGCGGCGGAGCTGCGCCCCCGGATCGGGGTGATGCTCCAGTCCGGCGGCGTGTACTCGGGGGCCAGGGCCGACGAGATGCTGCGCCACAAGGCCAAACTGCACGCAGATCCGCTGGACGTCGATGGGCTGATCGAGCGACTGGGGCTCGGCAGCTGCGGCCGTACGACGTACAGGCGGCTGTCCGGCGGACAGCAGCAGCGGCTCGCACTGGCGATGGCCGTCGTCGGCCGTCCCGAACTGGTCTTCCTGGACGAGCCGACCGCGGGCCTCGACCCGCAGGCCCGCCGGTCCACCTGGGATCTCGTACGCGAGCTCCGTACGGACGGCGTCACCGTCGTCCTGACCACCCACTTCATGGACGAGGCCGAGCAGCTCGCCGACGACGTCGCGATCATCGACGCGGGCCGGGTCATCGCACAGGGCAGCCCCGCCGAACTGTGCCGGGGCGGCGCCGAGAACACCCTGCGCTTCACCGGACGCCCGGGGCTCGACGTCGCGTCCCTCCTCAAAGCACTGCCCGCGGACAGCCTGGCCGCCGAGCTGACGCCGGGGACGTACCGGATCACCGGCAAGGTCGACCCGCAGCTGCTGGCCACCGTCACCTCCTGGTGCGCACAGCACGGCGTGATGCCGGACGGCATCGCGGTCGAGCGGCACACTCTGGAGGACGTGTTCTTGGAAATGACCGGTAAGGATCTCCGTTCATGA